CGAAAAAATTTCAGCCTTTTACCAATTTGTTTTTCCATCGACAGATCAGCTCAAGGAGAACTTGCTGTGGGCAAATATCAAATTATCCCGGGCCAATACAAAATATTATTACCAGGGGGATCCCACAAATCGAACCCAGGATACACCCATAAACCAGGGAGAACTTTTACCCCCGGACATTGGGTTTGAGCTGGGAAAATCGCTGTCCAAAGCCAAAACCGTTAAAGAAGTGCTGGATATTGTCATGTACCAGGTGGGCTGTATTTTTCAACCCTGTCATTGGTCCATCCTGCTCAAGGACCCCAAAACCGGTGACATGGTTTTTTCCGTTGTGGTGGGCACCAACAGCAAACGTTTACAGGGAGTGAGGCTGCCAAAGGGAGAAGGTATTGCCGGGTATGTCATGAAAACAGGTACACCTTTGGTGGTGGATGATGTAACAACAGACAAAAGATTCAGCGACCGGGTGGACAAATACACTCAGTTCAACACTCGCTCTATCATTGCCACGCCTTTGAAAACCGACAATAAAATCTTCGGCGTTATTGAGCTGGTCAACCGGGTAAATGAAGAAACATTCAGTAAACAGGACCTTGATCTGCTTGCCGCCATTGCTGAATATGCAGGCATTGCAATTGAACGGTCATACTACCACCAGGCACTGACAAACCTGGCCACCCGGGACAGTCTGACCGGATTAAAAAACAGATTCAGCTTTGAACGCATCGTTGCCGATTCTGATGACTTTTTGGCCCGGTTTGGTCGGGTTTTCTCCATTCTTATTCTTGTAATCGACGGCTTGGCAAGGCAGTATGAAGAGATAGGACAGAAAAAATGTGATAAGGCCGTCAAAGCACTGACCTCCATTTTGAATAAAACCAAACGCCGGGAAGACCAGATTTTCAGATATGCAGACAACAGCTTTATTGCCCTTTTGCCTTTAACTTATTCGGATGGCGCACAAAAAGCTCAGGCAAGAATAAAAAAAGCACTGAAGGCAATCCAGGGGGATGATAAACAATTTTTTTCATCTATCACCATTCAAGCCCACACCATGGCAGGTGAAGATGCAGGCCAACTCAAACCACTTGTGGCCCAGGCCCTGTCCAAGTCCAGACAATTGGACCAGGAAGGTGAAGTGGCGGATATGCAGGAAAACATCCAGGGGCTGGTGGAAAAAGAAATTGCCCTTAAAGAAGCACAAGACGTGAAAGGCTCATCCCAGGAACAACCCCAAAATGAAACCATTAAAACATTTGGGAAAACCGTATTTCTCCAAGGCCAGTTCAAACGCCTAAAAACCGGTGAATTCGGGAAAATACGTGTGGAGCAGGTGTCGTTATCCGCTGTTGGATTCAGAATATCAAAATCCCATCGCATCCATGTCAATGATTTTCTGGATATTGAATTCAATCTGGATGATATCAAACGGGCATTGGTTAAACGCAGGGTGGTTGTCAGACAGATCCAGGGCAATTACATCTACGGCGAATTCTACAACCCGCCGCCCTATGCAAAAAACTTGGGCTTTTATATTTTCAATTAAAAATTTTATGTCCTGCATTACCGGGCTTGTTTTTTCAAGGTTTCCACCAGTTCAGATACCAGCTTTCCTCCGGACGTTCTTGCAGTAGGGTTAACTTTTACCAGCTGTTCCCAGGCTTCAACAGCTTTAGGGATATCATTGAGGTCATGCATATAAACAATCCCCTTGTTAAACCAGGCGGTTTCAAAATCAGGCTGGACAGCAACAGCCCTGCTAAAAGCGTCCAATGCTTTTTCAGGCTCATTGTTTCGTCTATACATCACCCCAAGGTCTGTAAGAACATGTGGATGGTCCGGCTGAATGGACAGGGATTTTTCATAGGCATTAATGGCATCTTTAAAACGGTCTATATCGAAAAAGGCGTTGCCCAGTTCGATCCAGGCTTGGGCATTATCGGGATTTTCTTTCAAAAAGGACTGCAATTTTTTGATATGGGGCGCAGCCATGGCTGCAAGGTCAGGGCTTTTATTCCCTTCTGCCTCTTTTTTAGGTTCAGGCTTGTTTTTTGGCATGCTCCCCATCATACCCGGTGGCATAGGCCTCATGCCAGGCTGTTGTGAATCTGCCAACTTAAACGAGGTATATGCGGTGCCCAGCAAAAACCCCAGTGTCAGAGAGATCAGAATGGAAATATAAAAGGCCTGACGGGAAACTGTGTTTTCTTTTTTTGTGTCCTGGTTCATTTTTCCTGCTTTAAATAATTTTTAAGGGATTATATTATCTTAATAATGGTTTTTCTTTACAAATATCGCCGCTGACGTGGGCGATACTATCGGATTTTTCATGGAACCGAAAGTCTGCGAGCACCATCCCATTAAATTTGCCCTGTTTGTAGACTTCAATTCTGAAAATTTGGCCGTCACGGTCAATTGAAAAACGCTGAAGACAATCGTTTCTGGTTACCAGAAGACCAGCCTCATCTTTCACATTTTGTGTTGTGAAGCCAATGATGTTTACCCGGTGATCCGGTATGGGATGAACCATAAACTGTTCTTTAACCAAAATTCTGGAACCAAAGGGAACTTGTTTTTTTTTACCGTCAACATCCATTTCAATGCTGTCGATTCCCAGATCATATTCAAAATACTGGGGGCTGAGATGGGAAAGGCAGCGGTTTCCGTGATACAGACTAAAATCTGATTTATTATGCACCAAAGCCAATAACGGATTATTGACCAGAAACTGTAGGTCACCATCTTTTTCCATGGGCAGGTAATTGATGCGATTGCGGATATTTTCAGCATAGAGTAGGACTCTGCGCTCCCCCAACGTCAAGGCAATATCCTTGTCAATTGCTTTTTTGATTTCTTTTTTGCTCAAAGAAAAGTCACGTTTGAAAGAGATCCCGGCCTTGGTTAAAAAGGATTCAATGGCCAGGAGATGGTAATATACACGCCCGGGGGTCATAAATGATTTGCTGGCTTCCACCCCAAAAGCCGGTTTCTTATTTTTCATGGCAAAAAAGGTCAGTGTTTTTGCCATCTCTCGGTCCCCTTCCGCAGTCCGGGTATTTTTAACGTGCACTGTATGACCGGGGTCAATCAGATGGGCATTGACATAATCGGCACACTGCCGTGCCGTGACGGCAAGATCAGAAAACAGGCCTGTATATGTGGCAGGCATCAACGCCTGGTCAATGATAATACTTTGCCCCCATCTGTCAGGATTGCGCATATTGTTTTTATGGGTGGGTGTAAAAAATCCCGAACCGTCATGCAGATTTAAAATAAAATCAACGTTCGGGTCAGTGATCATGGATTTTATTTTAGCAATGGTTTGCCGTTCAGGATCTGTTTTGCTCACCTGATCAAATTTACGGTTCATGTCCCCGTAAACGCCCCGGGATCGTTTAATAATACTTTCAAAGTTGAGATTGGGAACCACGATAACCCGGCCGGACAAAATATTGTAACGGGTAGCAATAAGGGCAGCCGCGTTGAACCCTCCCGGCTCATCCCCCTGGATGCCGCCAACAATAAGTGCTGTTTTTCCAGGAATATTTGATGCCAGGGTGTGTACACTGAAGTCAAGGGCGCATTGAGATGCAGATGCAGGCCGCGCCAAGCACAAAACAGCAGCGATTCCTGAAACAGCCATAATCAGCAAATGCTTGATCAAAAAGCAACAGAATCTGTTGTAAAAATAAGGCGTTGATATCATCATAATCAATTATGAGCAGAAAGTTTATCCCTTCCGATTTCTATTTTTCCAACACAGATTATCAAATAGCCCGCAAAATGCAAACGCCCTATGAACTTCCCTTAAAAAATTTTTTTACCCCACCCCAATAAAGTTTAATTTTTCCAAGGAAATTTTATAGTAAATGTGGCATTCTGGAATCGGAAAATTCAGCCAAATCCCAAGCCGTGCCGGGTGACGCAGAAAGTTTTTACGAAAGCTAAATAAGTTATTGAATTACTGTTATGTTTTGTTGTGGGTTGCGTCTGGGTGTTGATAGAATAGATCAGCCCATGGCTGTTCTTGGGATGAAAGGTCATGGTCATGGGAACAACAAACAGAAAAATACAACCAGGCCAGAGAAAGACAGGAAACAACCTTAGCGCATTTGGCGGCGTATTTACACCGTCCATCCTCACAATTCTTGGTGTCATCCTGTTCATGCGCTCCGGGTTTGTAATTGGTCAGGCCGGCATCTTTCAAACGATTCTCATTTTGTGCCTGAGCCATACCATCACTTTGTTGACGGCCATTTCAGTTTCCGCCGTGTCCACAAATACACCTGTTTCGGCAGGGGGTGCCTATTTTTTGATCTCAAGATCCATCGGTCCTGAACTTGGCGGAGCCATTGGGCTGGCCCTGTTCTGTTCCCAGGCCATTTCCGTCCCGTTTTATATCCTGGGATTTACCGAATCATTAGTACGGACTTTCCCAGGCCTTACGGCCCACTTCAGGACCATCGCCCTAATCACCACAGCTTTCTTGTTCATCATCACCCGGGCAGGTGCCAGGTGGGCGGTGCGGGCACAATACCTAATCATGACGGTTCTAGGACTTTCCATTCTTGCCTTCATGGGAGGTGCCCTGATACATTTTGACATTAACTTGTTTTCAAAAAACCTTGGCCCGGGCTACACCAATGACACATACGCGTTCTGGAGCGTCTTTGTCATCTATTTTCCGGCAGTCACCGGTATCATGGCAGGCATCAGCATGTCCGGCGACCTGAAAAATCCGGCCCGGGCCATTCCGGCAGGCACCCTTGGCGCAGTTTTCACCGGGTTTGTTGTGTACGGACTTCAAATCATTGTATGCGGCGGGGCCCAATCAAGGGAAGAACTGATTTATTCATCTTTTGAAACACTTTGCAGCCAGGCGCTTTTTAACGCAGGTTTTTTAGTGGTTGCCGGTGTATTTGCAGCTACCGTGTCCAGTGCATTAGGATCGTTCATGGGGGCACCCAGGGTTATCCAGGCCGTTGCCAAGGATAGGCTGATTCCTATGCTGCATATATTTAAAAAAGGGGCAGGCCAGGCCAATGAACCGGTCAGAGCTTTATGGCTGACGCTGGGTTTGACCATCGCTACAATCCTGTGGGCAGGCAACGGAGACACAGGCAGGGCATTTAACATCCTGGCCGGTGTTGTGACCATGTTTTTTCTTTACACCTACGCAATGATCAATGTTGCCGCTTTTGTTGAATCCTTTGCCGGCAACCCGTCCTTCAGACCGGGATTCAAGCATTATCACTGGCTGCAAGCCCTTATCGCGGCTGCAGGGTGTGCGGTCACAGCCTTTCTAATTCAACCGGTCACAGCCGTTTGTGCGGCAGGTATCATTTCCACAATGGTTGTACTGCTTAGACGCAGATCCCTTACGGTCCGTTTCGGCGATGCACGATGGGGCTTTTTCTATTCAAGGCTTAAAGCCAATCTTCACCAGCTGGCAATGATGCCGATTCACCCCAAAAACTGGCGCCCTGCGATTCTGGTGTTCACGGGAAATCCTAAAACCCGATTTACCCTGGTGCAGTATGCCCTGTGGATCGGAGAGGAACGGGGAAGTGTAACCCTGGTCCGTATCCTTACCGGCAATGTCCAGGACCTCATGGAAAAAAGGCAGACTGCCCTAACCCAACTTAAAAAAAATTTCCATGATTACGGCGTCAGCGGTTTTTCAACGGTCATGGTTTTACCCGATCTTGACCAGGGCATCTGTGCAGTACTCCAGGCGCATCCCCCCGGACCGCTTAAGCCCAACACCGTCATTTTTGGCTGGTCCTCAGACCCGGACAGGGCCCAGTCCTTTACAAGACACCTGCGCATTGTCCGGGCCATGGAAATGAATCTTGTTATTATCAATGACAAAGGGCTTCCACAAAATCAGGACAAAGGGTTTATCGATATCTGGTGGCGGGGCAAAAAAAACGGTTCCCTGATGGTTATGCTGGCCCATCTTCTCACACAAAACAGACAATGGGCTGATGCAACCATCCGACTGTTCAGGATCATTCAGGATCCTGCCGGTGTAAAGCCGGCAAAGCAGGCCCTGGAAGCGTTGCTGCGCGCAGCCAGGGTAAAAGCTGAATCCAGGGTGATCGTCTCTACGGATAGCTTTGAGCAGGTCCTTCAATCCATATCAACCGACGCATCAGTTGTTTTCATTGGCTTCAACATTCCCGAACCAAGCCAAGCAGCAGAATTTCAGACCAGGCACACCAGAATGTTTGCCCCTTTGCCCACAATGATCATGGTCTCGTCCATTGGAGACTGTGATCTGTTTGCTTAAACTACCCCGTGGGTTTTAAGCACCCCAAGCACTTCTGGAAAATCAATGCCAAGTCGTTTGACCGTTTCAACGGTGGGAATACCGTCGGCAGTCCAACCCCGGCGTTTGTAAACCGCATCTTTAAGCAGTTCATACTGTGCTTCGCGCTTGCTGCGCAACACCGCCATTTTGTCCGGCGTATCCATGGCGGAAATATCTATGCCATAGGTTTCCGTTAGCTGGGTGTCGTAGCGCTCCGCCCTGGATTCGTACTCTTCCTCGGTCACAGGCCCCATGGCACGATAGGGCACGGAATCGTGCTCCCGGGTGCCGTATCCCATCTTAAGATTGAAAATCCGCTGGAAGTTGTATACGGCTTCACTCATTGTGATTAGATCCTCTGAAGTCACCTTCCTGCCGGTAACCGCAGAAAAAAATTGCGCATACCAGGCCACGTGTTTAACCACCTTGGCCGGTTCATCGGTTTCTTTATTGTCGGCAGGGACAATATCATTCCAGGGCAGTTTGCACAGGCCGCACAGACCAAACCAGGTTCTGAGCATGGGAAACCAGTGCAAAGCTTCAGCCTTATTTTCAAAGGTGGGCATGAAGTTGTGAACCATGTCCAGAAAAATCAACCAGGCTTCATCATGCTGGGGCCCTTTAAGGGCCAGCCCGTAACCGCCCTGCTGGGCCAGACTCTCCTTGGTGATGTATTCGGAAAATTCCAGGCCCTTGGATTCCATACCGATATCCTGCAAAAAGGCAGGTTCTGCGCCGTAATCCCGGGCAAAAATTTCTTTCATCCGGCGGACGCCTTTACCCACAACAGTACCAAAACCTTCTCCCTGTGCCATCTGGTGAACAAGTTCCAGGGCATTGAACCGGTTACCGAAATTCAAATCCATACCACCGGTATGATTCAACGTAATCTGGCCACTGGCAAAACACTCCATGGCAAAAGCGATGGAAGTACCCACAGAGATGGTATCCAACCCATAAGCATCACAGTAAAAATTCATCTCAAGAATGGTATGGGCATCAAAAATACCAAGATTGGACCCGCATCCGGCCACAGTTTCATATTCAGGACCGTCCACAAAAACCTTTTTGCCCTTATACGGTCCCGTAAGCGGATAAAAATCTTTTACCCCGTGGGCACAGGCCACGGCACAGCCTTTCCAGCAGCCGTCAAATCCCTTGTCAAAAATATGCTCGTAGGTCTCTTCGCCAATCACTTTGCCTTGGGGATGGGAACCAAATTTGAAATTATGAACAGGCAAACAGTCATGATCATTCATAATGGGTACCAGATGGGTGGTTCCGACCAAAGCCATCCGATTCTGTTTGGGGTCAAGGGTGATGATCTCCTTAGAATAGGCCCTGGTAACCGCTTTAAGCCCTTCGGGATCAGCCGGCTGATTGGTTTTCATGGAAACGGCACCGTACCTTGCCACAACTGCCTTGATCTTTTTATTGGCGAATACCGTTCCGATCCCACCCCTGCCGGCCTGTTTATACCGGACGATTTTGCGCCCGGCATCCCACCAGGAAAAATTTAAACAGCCGAAATAGGTATGTTCCGCCCCGGGTCCTGTGGTCACCACAGATACGTTGACCGGCTTTTTTTCATCAAAATAGTGTGTCAGGGCCGCTGACATCTCATACGCATCTTCAGGGAAACTGCGCGCATGGAACAACTTAATGGTATTTTCAATCCCGTCGATGAGAATGACCGTGTCCTGATTGGCCCGGCCATCCAGTTGAATGACATCAAAACCGGCAAATTTTTTATACGGACCGAAATACCCCCCGACGTTTGAATCAATGGGAGCCCCTGTCAATGGCGAAATAGTTGTGACAATACTTTTTCCACCGCCGGGATATCCAGGTACGCCTCCCAAAGGCCCAGATGAAATGCATATCGCATTTTCAGGGTCATCCCATCGGGTATTTTCTGACACGGCATGCCACATCAACCACAAATCATACCCTTTGCCTCCGATAAATGTTTGTTTGATCTTTTCTTCAATACAACGGACATTAATTTTATTTTTACTGACATTGATATGAAGGGAATGATTTGTATATCCCTGATGGACTTTAGCCGGTTGGTAGGATACGCTTTTGACTTCTTTAAGATTGATTTGAGCCATTTTTATGCTCCTTAAAATAGATGTTTATGATTAAACCTCTATGTAATGCCCGCCCCACAACCGTAAGTTTGGCCGACGATCTCGTTGGTCTAACATTTTAATCCTTGAAATACGTTATGTATTTTCTGGGTTACAATTTTCGCCCGCCATGTACGCGACAAAATTCACTGGGTGTGGTTCAGACACTATGTAAATATTAACAGAAATCACGATAAAAGTTGAGGCATCATCAAATAATGATTATATATTATTAAGAATGAACGAAAATGAATCAACGAAACTACGTAGTGAACCTATTGAGATTGTATCCAACAAAATATCTGACCCATACTCCCTAATACCTCCCCTGATGAAAACAATTGTCACAACAAAGAGGCCCTATGAAAATCATCACCACACACAAAGCCGCTGATTTTGATGCCCTGGCGTGTCTTGTCGCAGCCACCATCATATATCCGGATGCCAAGCCTGTCCTTCCCGGGACAATTAATGCCAACCTTAAAAATTTTTTAGCCATTCACAAAGATCTATTTGATTTGTGGGCACCCAACGAAGTGGACCTGGATACCGTAGACACCCTGATCTGCGTAGACACCCATTCGTGGTCCCGTCTGGACCAGCGATTGAGCGTTTTATCCGAAAAGCCAAACCTTGATGTCATTGTCTGGGACCACCACGAAGACGGGGATATTGACGCTCGGGAGTCACATCTTTCCCAGACAGGGGCTGC
This window of the uncultured Desulfobacter sp. genome carries:
- a CDS encoding HDOD domain-containing protein, giving the protein MTDKLNLPSESDIQAVLTLDRDTLPSFPQVAAKLLELSKDDTASLEEVAKIVETDPGISIRVLELVNSAFYGLNRKVTTLPDAVVILGLDEIKKLALGMAIFEKIFKTGHTKEFNRLMFWRHSLAVAVLSMKIAQKTQYPNPEEAYTAGLLHDVGKIFLDLQGHQKYGEFIKNLSKSTDLVIEKERSQIGLGHDDIGAFFCNRWQLPENLVLAVKYHHQSFEDHGLSEDEKQLIAIVSMADFLCWTQGIGSFDFIRPPILAPEVEVCVNPEKVNIINCILEMNKEIEKISAFYQFVFPSTDQLKENLLWANIKLSRANTKYYYQGDPTNRTQDTPINQGELLPPDIGFELGKSLSKAKTVKEVLDIVMYQVGCIFQPCHWSILLKDPKTGDMVFSVVVGTNSKRLQGVRLPKGEGIAGYVMKTGTPLVVDDVTTDKRFSDRVDKYTQFNTRSIIATPLKTDNKIFGVIELVNRVNEETFSKQDLDLLAAIAEYAGIAIERSYYHQALTNLATRDSLTGLKNRFSFERIVADSDDFLARFGRVFSILILVIDGLARQYEEIGQKKCDKAVKALTSILNKTKRREDQIFRYADNSFIALLPLTYSDGAQKAQARIKKALKAIQGDDKQFFSSITIQAHTMAGEDAGQLKPLVAQALSKSRQLDQEGEVADMQENIQGLVEKEIALKEAQDVKGSSQEQPQNETIKTFGKTVFLQGQFKRLKTGEFGKIRVEQVSLSAVGFRISKSHRIHVNDFLDIEFNLDDIKRALVKRRVVVRQIQGNYIYGEFYNPPPYAKNLGFYIFN
- a CDS encoding tetratricopeptide repeat protein codes for the protein MNQDTKKENTVSRQAFYISILISLTLGFLLGTAYTSFKLADSQQPGMRPMPPGMMGSMPKNKPEPKKEAEGNKSPDLAAMAAPHIKKLQSFLKENPDNAQAWIELGNAFFDIDRFKDAINAYEKSLSIQPDHPHVLTDLGVMYRRNNEPEKALDAFSRAVAVQPDFETAWFNKGIVYMHDLNDIPKAVEAWEQLVKVNPTARTSGGKLVSELVETLKKQAR
- a CDS encoding M99 family carboxypeptidase catalytic domain-containing protein; translation: MAVSGIAAVLCLARPASASQCALDFSVHTLASNIPGKTALIVGGIQGDEPGGFNAAALIATRYNILSGRVIVVPNLNFESIIKRSRGVYGDMNRKFDQVSKTDPERQTIAKIKSMITDPNVDFILNLHDGSGFFTPTHKNNMRNPDRWGQSIIIDQALMPATYTGLFSDLAVTARQCADYVNAHLIDPGHTVHVKNTRTAEGDREMAKTLTFFAMKNKKPAFGVEASKSFMTPGRVYYHLLAIESFLTKAGISFKRDFSLSKKEIKKAIDKDIALTLGERRVLLYAENIRNRINYLPMEKDGDLQFLVNNPLLALVHNKSDFSLYHGNRCLSHLSPQYFEYDLGIDSIEMDVDGKKKQVPFGSRILVKEQFMVHPIPDHRVNIIGFTTQNVKDEAGLLVTRNDCLQRFSIDRDGQIFRIEVYKQGKFNGMVLADFRFHEKSDSIAHVSGDICKEKPLLR
- a CDS encoding amino acid permease — protein: MGTTNRKIQPGQRKTGNNLSAFGGVFTPSILTILGVILFMRSGFVIGQAGIFQTILILCLSHTITLLTAISVSAVSTNTPVSAGGAYFLISRSIGPELGGAIGLALFCSQAISVPFYILGFTESLVRTFPGLTAHFRTIALITTAFLFIITRAGARWAVRAQYLIMTVLGLSILAFMGGALIHFDINLFSKNLGPGYTNDTYAFWSVFVIYFPAVTGIMAGISMSGDLKNPARAIPAGTLGAVFTGFVVYGLQIIVCGGAQSREELIYSSFETLCSQALFNAGFLVVAGVFAATVSSALGSFMGAPRVIQAVAKDRLIPMLHIFKKGAGQANEPVRALWLTLGLTIATILWAGNGDTGRAFNILAGVVTMFFLYTYAMINVAAFVESFAGNPSFRPGFKHYHWLQALIAAAGCAVTAFLIQPVTAVCAAGIISTMVVLLRRRSLTVRFGDARWGFFYSRLKANLHQLAMMPIHPKNWRPAILVFTGNPKTRFTLVQYALWIGEERGSVTLVRILTGNVQDLMEKRQTALTQLKKNFHDYGVSGFSTVMVLPDLDQGICAVLQAHPPGPLKPNTVIFGWSSDPDRAQSFTRHLRIVRAMEMNLVIINDKGLPQNQDKGFIDIWWRGKKNGSLMVMLAHLLTQNRQWADATIRLFRIIQDPAGVKPAKQALEALLRAARVKAESRVIVSTDSFEQVLQSISTDASVVFIGFNIPEPSQAAEFQTRHTRMFAPLPTMIMVSSIGDCDLFA
- a CDS encoding aldehyde ferredoxin oxidoreductase C-terminal domain-containing protein, encoding MAQINLKEVKSVSYQPAKVHQGYTNHSLHINVSKNKINVRCIEEKIKQTFIGGKGYDLWLMWHAVSENTRWDDPENAICISSGPLGGVPGYPGGGKSIVTTISPLTGAPIDSNVGGYFGPYKKFAGFDVIQLDGRANQDTVILIDGIENTIKLFHARSFPEDAYEMSAALTHYFDEKKPVNVSVVTTGPGAEHTYFGCLNFSWWDAGRKIVRYKQAGRGGIGTVFANKKIKAVVARYGAVSMKTNQPADPEGLKAVTRAYSKEIITLDPKQNRMALVGTTHLVPIMNDHDCLPVHNFKFGSHPQGKVIGEETYEHIFDKGFDGCWKGCAVACAHGVKDFYPLTGPYKGKKVFVDGPEYETVAGCGSNLGIFDAHTILEMNFYCDAYGLDTISVGTSIAFAMECFASGQITLNHTGGMDLNFGNRFNALELVHQMAQGEGFGTVVGKGVRRMKEIFARDYGAEPAFLQDIGMESKGLEFSEYITKESLAQQGGYGLALKGPQHDEAWLIFLDMVHNFMPTFENKAEALHWFPMLRTWFGLCGLCKLPWNDIVPADNKETDEPAKVVKHVAWYAQFFSAVTGRKVTSEDLITMSEAVYNFQRIFNLKMGYGTREHDSVPYRAMGPVTEEEYESRAERYDTQLTETYGIDISAMDTPDKMAVLRSKREAQYELLKDAVYKRRGWTADGIPTVETVKRLGIDFPEVLGVLKTHGVV